One stretch of Streptomyces hygroscopicus DNA includes these proteins:
- a CDS encoding polyketide synthase has protein sequence MVNNEDKLRDYLKRATADLRQARRQLREVEERHQEPIAIVAMSCRYPGGVRTPEELWRLVLGGEDAISGFPTDRGWDIESLYDADPDQAGASYVNEGGFLYDAGGFDPTLFGISPREAMAMDPQQRLLLETSWEAFERAGVDPTGLRGSRTGVFAGVMYHDYTSRLDSVPEGVEGFLGTGSSGSIASGRVSYTFGLEGPAVTVDTACSSSLVTLHMAVQALRNGECSLALAGGVTVMATPSTFTEFSRQRGLAADGRCKPFAAAADGTGWGEGVGMLLVERLSDARKNGHPVLAIVRGSAINQDGASNGLTAPNGPSQQRVIHQALTNGRLSAADVDAVEAHGTGTTLGDPIEAQALLATYGQEHTEDQPLLLGSIKSNIGHTQAAAGVAGIIKMVMAIRHGVLPRTLHIDEPTPHVDWSAGAVSLLAETTPWPETDHPRRAAVSSFGFSGTNAHTILEQAPAEETEEAEEATERPAPSAKRLDVVPWAVSGKSAAALRDQAQRLLAHLEADAGPSPVDVGLSLTTTRAQLDHRAVVRGHDRADLLAGLTALAEGGMAAGVTQGSVVGGRTAFVFPGQGSQWAGMAVGLMDASPVFAARIEECAAALAEFTDWSLVEVLREAEGAPSLERVDVVQPVLFAVMVSLAELWRSLGVVPAAVVGHSQGEIAAACVAGILSLKDAARVVALRSQAIGRVLAGKGGMVSVALPVAEVRERIAAWGEERISVAAVNGPSSAVVSGEPEALDELLAACEADEVRARRVPVDYASHSAQVELLREELLELLAPVQPKSAQVPFLSTVTGEWAEGPELDAEYWFTNLRRTVELEGAVRRLLDEGFGVFIESSAHPVLTMGVQETAEDAGMDAAAIGSLRRDEGGLDRFWASLGEAWTRGVGVDWDAVFDGTGAERVELPTYAFQHQHYWLEAGTPAAAATAADPVEARFWEAVEREDWQALAAELDVDGDERVSALLPALATWRKQSREQSTVDGWRYRVTWKPLADGQPARLSGGWLVVAPATEDTWTDAVAGVLAERGADVRRIAVDTDADGRDELIERLRAALTETDGIPFAGVLSLLALDGHPHPHHPSVPAGVAAQLALVQALGDAGIGAPLWSATRGAVSVGRTDTLESPEQALVWGLGRVAALEHGERWGGLVDLPGAPDERALARLVTVLAGAEEEDQVAIRATGLLVRRLVRAPLAATPAVRSWEPTGTTLVTGGTGALGAHVARWLATNGAEHLVLTSRRGLEAPGAADLRSELTELGAKVTVAACDVADRAQVEALLAGIPAEHPLTAVVHTAAVLDDGVIEGLTPDQVDRVLKVKVDATRHLHELTRELDLSAFVLFSSFAATFGAPGQGNYAPGNAFLDAFAEHRRAQGLPATSLAWGPWGEGGMAEGGVGDRMRRHGVIEMAPRSAVTALQHALDRDESVLTVVDMEWKRFVLAFTSGRSRPLLYDLPEARDVIQDMAGDAEADGAGAVALAEQLAGVPEAEQERLVLELVRTAVAAVLGYAGADDVEAGRAFKELGFDSLTAVELRNRLSAASGLKLPPTLIFDYPTPTVLARHLRTEIAGGQRAAVAALPTVAALADDEPIAIVSMSCRFPGGVRTPEELWQLLTSGGDALSEFPGDRGWDIESLYNPDPDAQGTSYTREGGFLTGAADFDPTFFGISPREAMAMDPQQRLLLETSWEAFERAGIDPATLHGTPSGVFVGTNGSDYSIVMRSNTEGYEGHLATGSAASVVSGRLSYTFGLEGPAVTVDTACSASLVALHLAVQSLRQGECTIALAGGVTVMATPGTFIEFSRQRGLSSDGRSKAFSSDADGFSPAEGVGMLLVERLSDARKNGHPVLAVVRGSAINQDGASNGLTAPNGPSQQRVIRQALANARLSAAEVDVVEAHGTGTTLGDPIEAQALLATYGQERPDGQPLLLGSIKSNIGHAQAAAGVAGVMKLVLALRHGVLPESLHIAEPTPHVDWSAGDVELLTEAREWPETGRPRRAAVSSFGFSGTNAHAIIEQAPAEEPDETEPATRRPGALPWTVSGKSEAALRDQAAKLLAHLDADPALRPLDIGHSLATTRAAFEQRAVLVGTDRDEFTGGLDALARGQVLPNLVQGASIGGKAAFVFPGQGSQWVGMAVELLDASPVFAARIDECAAALAEFTDWSLVDVLREAEGAPSLERVDVVQPVLFSVMVSLAELWRSLGVVPAAVVGHSQGEIAAACVAGALSLQDAARVVALRSQAIGRVLAGKGGMVSVALPVADVRERIEPWGEERISVAAVNGPSSVVVSGEPTALDELVAACEADEVRARRVPVDYASHSAQVELLRDELLELLAPVEPKAAEVPFLSTVTGEWVDGSELDAEYWFTNLRRTVELEGAIRRLLDEGFGVFIESSAHPVLTMGVQETAEDAGREAAAIGSLRRDEGGLERFWISVGEAWTRGVSVDWDAVYEGTGAERVELPTYAFQHQSYWPRAADTPADESGAPSDAVDARFWEAVEREDLASLADTLAFADDGERSSLGAVLPALATWRKQAREQSTVDGWRYRATWTSLTERQAPRLSGTWLLAVPESAAIDDWTLGAVRMLTERGAEVRQITPTAVESDRASLTRLVREELADAATVSGVLSLLAFDQGTAPGTDGVNAGLTGTAALIQALGDAGVEAPLWCATRGAVAVGQTDTVESPDQALVWGLGRTAALEYPERWGGLVDLPGSPDERALARLAGVLAGADGEDQIAVRAAGVFARRLAHAPLAGAPAVRTWKPAGTTLVTGGTGALGAHVARWLAAGGAEHLVLTSRRGPEAPGAAELRDELTELGTKVTVAACDVADRKAVETLLAAIPADQPLTAVMHAAGVLDDGVLDALTPERFATVLGPKADAARHLHELTRDLELSAFVLFSGIAGTLGDAGQGNYAAANAYLDALAEQRRAQGLPATSVAWGRWGETGLAADGAIGERLDRGGVPAMAPHAAITALQRALDHADTVVAVADIQWDRFAYGYTAVRPSPLIGELPEVRRLRETGAAAGEPGTASDGSPADALRKRLAGISRAEQSVVVLEVVRTNAAAALGHPSTDEVGAGRAFKELGFDSLIALELRNRLTAATGQKLPATLVFDYPTPAVLAEFLCGRIVGDGGTAAAPGLAELEALESALSVLDPDSEARDDIAARLRDLAAKWAEPRTAEAEAADGESGTVTEKLQEATPDEVFAFIDKELGI, from the coding sequence ATGGTGAATAACGAGGACAAGCTCCGGGATTACCTGAAGCGGGCCACCGCCGACCTGCGTCAGGCCCGCCGACAGCTTCGCGAGGTCGAGGAGCGGCACCAGGAGCCGATCGCGATCGTCGCGATGAGCTGCCGCTACCCGGGCGGTGTCCGCACCCCCGAGGAGCTGTGGCGGCTCGTCCTGGGCGGCGAGGACGCGATCTCCGGCTTCCCCACGGACCGCGGCTGGGACATCGAGTCGCTCTATGACGCCGACCCCGACCAGGCGGGCGCCAGCTATGTGAACGAGGGCGGATTCCTCTACGACGCGGGCGGCTTCGACCCCACGCTCTTCGGGATCTCGCCGCGTGAGGCCATGGCGATGGACCCGCAGCAGCGGCTGCTGCTGGAGACCTCCTGGGAGGCGTTCGAGCGGGCCGGGGTCGACCCGACCGGGCTGCGCGGCAGCCGGACCGGTGTCTTCGCGGGCGTGATGTACCACGACTACACCTCGCGGCTCGACTCCGTACCCGAGGGCGTCGAGGGCTTCCTCGGCACCGGAAGCTCCGGCTCCATCGCCTCGGGCCGGGTGTCGTACACCTTCGGTCTGGAGGGCCCGGCGGTCACCGTCGACACGGCGTGCTCCTCGTCGCTGGTCACCCTGCACATGGCGGTCCAGGCGCTGCGCAACGGTGAATGTTCGCTCGCGCTCGCGGGCGGTGTCACGGTGATGGCCACCCCCTCGACGTTCACCGAGTTCAGCCGGCAGCGCGGACTCGCCGCCGACGGCCGCTGCAAGCCCTTCGCCGCCGCCGCGGACGGCACCGGCTGGGGCGAGGGCGTCGGCATGCTGCTGGTCGAGCGGCTGTCGGACGCGCGGAAGAACGGCCACCCGGTGCTGGCGATCGTGCGCGGAAGCGCCATCAACCAGGACGGCGCGTCCAACGGTCTGACGGCGCCCAACGGGCCGTCCCAGCAGCGCGTCATCCACCAGGCGCTCACCAACGGCCGCCTCTCCGCGGCCGATGTCGACGCCGTCGAAGCACACGGCACCGGTACGACACTCGGCGACCCGATCGAGGCGCAGGCGCTGCTGGCCACCTACGGCCAGGAGCACACCGAGGACCAGCCGCTGCTGCTCGGCTCGATCAAGTCCAACATCGGGCACACCCAGGCCGCGGCCGGTGTCGCCGGGATCATCAAGATGGTCATGGCCATCCGCCATGGCGTCCTGCCCAGGACCCTGCACATCGACGAGCCGACCCCGCATGTCGACTGGTCGGCGGGCGCGGTGTCGCTGCTCGCCGAGACCACCCCCTGGCCGGAGACCGACCACCCGCGCCGGGCCGCGGTGTCCTCCTTCGGCTTCAGTGGCACCAACGCGCACACCATCCTGGAGCAGGCCCCCGCCGAGGAGACCGAGGAGGCCGAGGAAGCCACCGAGCGACCGGCCCCGTCGGCGAAGCGGCTGGACGTGGTGCCGTGGGCGGTGTCGGGCAAGAGCGCGGCGGCGCTGCGCGACCAGGCGCAGCGGCTGCTGGCGCACCTCGAGGCCGACGCCGGGCCGAGCCCGGTCGACGTGGGCCTCTCGCTGACCACCACCCGAGCCCAGCTCGACCACCGCGCCGTGGTGCGCGGCCACGACCGCGCCGACCTGCTGGCCGGGCTCACCGCCCTGGCCGAGGGCGGTATGGCGGCGGGCGTCACACAGGGCTCCGTCGTCGGCGGCCGGACGGCGTTCGTGTTCCCGGGGCAGGGGTCGCAGTGGGCCGGTATGGCGGTGGGGCTGATGGACGCCTCGCCGGTGTTCGCCGCGCGGATCGAGGAGTGTGCCGCGGCGCTGGCGGAGTTCACCGACTGGTCGTTGGTGGAGGTGCTGCGCGAGGCGGAGGGCGCGCCGTCGCTGGAGCGGGTGGACGTTGTTCAGCCGGTGCTGTTCGCGGTGATGGTGTCCCTGGCCGAGCTGTGGCGTTCGCTGGGTGTCGTCCCGGCGGCCGTGGTGGGCCACTCGCAGGGTGAGATCGCCGCCGCGTGTGTGGCCGGAATCCTGTCGCTGAAGGATGCGGCGCGGGTGGTGGCGCTGCGGAGTCAGGCGATTGGCCGGGTGCTGGCGGGCAAGGGCGGCATGGTGTCGGTCGCGCTTCCGGTGGCGGAGGTCCGGGAGCGGATCGCGGCGTGGGGCGAGGAGCGGATCTCCGTCGCTGCCGTCAATGGCCCCTCGTCGGCGGTGGTTTCGGGTGAGCCCGAGGCGCTGGACGAGCTGTTGGCCGCGTGTGAGGCGGATGAGGTGCGGGCGCGCCGGGTGCCGGTGGACTACGCCTCGCATTCGGCGCAGGTGGAGCTGCTCCGTGAGGAGCTGCTGGAGCTGCTGGCCCCCGTACAGCCGAAGAGCGCCCAGGTGCCGTTCCTGTCGACGGTGACGGGGGAGTGGGCCGAGGGTCCGGAGCTGGACGCGGAGTACTGGTTCACCAACCTGCGTCGCACCGTCGAGCTGGAGGGCGCGGTCCGCCGGCTGCTGGACGAGGGCTTCGGTGTGTTCATCGAGTCCAGCGCCCACCCCGTGCTGACGATGGGTGTGCAGGAGACGGCCGAGGACGCCGGTATGGACGCGGCCGCGATCGGGTCGCTGCGCCGTGACGAGGGTGGCCTGGACCGCTTCTGGGCCTCGCTCGGCGAGGCGTGGACGCGTGGTGTCGGCGTCGACTGGGACGCGGTGTTCGACGGCACGGGCGCCGAGCGCGTCGAGCTGCCCACGTACGCCTTCCAGCACCAGCACTACTGGCTCGAAGCGGGCACCCCCGCCGCTGCCGCCACCGCCGCCGACCCCGTCGAGGCCCGCTTCTGGGAGGCCGTGGAGCGCGAGGACTGGCAGGCGCTCGCCGCCGAGCTGGACGTCGACGGCGATGAGCGGGTCAGCGCGCTGCTGCCCGCCCTGGCCACCTGGCGCAAGCAGAGCCGTGAGCAGTCCACGGTGGACGGCTGGCGCTACCGCGTCACCTGGAAGCCGCTCGCCGACGGGCAGCCCGCGCGGCTGTCCGGCGGCTGGCTCGTCGTCGCCCCGGCCACCGAGGACACCTGGACCGACGCCGTGGCCGGTGTGCTCGCCGAACGCGGCGCCGACGTACGGCGGATCGCCGTGGACACCGACGCCGACGGCCGGGACGAGCTGATCGAGCGGCTGCGCGCCGCGCTCACGGAAACCGATGGCATCCCGTTCGCCGGAGTCCTGTCGCTGCTGGCCCTCGACGGCCACCCGCACCCCCATCACCCCTCCGTCCCCGCCGGGGTGGCGGCGCAGCTCGCGCTGGTGCAGGCGCTGGGCGACGCGGGGATCGGCGCGCCGCTGTGGTCCGCCACCCGTGGCGCGGTCTCCGTCGGCCGAACGGACACCCTCGAATCCCCCGAGCAGGCGCTGGTCTGGGGGCTCGGCCGGGTGGCCGCGCTGGAGCACGGCGAGCGCTGGGGCGGTCTGGTCGATCTGCCCGGGGCGCCCGACGAGCGGGCGCTGGCCCGGCTGGTGACCGTGCTCGCCGGGGCCGAGGAGGAGGACCAGGTCGCGATCCGCGCCACCGGGCTGCTGGTACGCCGTCTGGTGCGCGCCCCGCTGGCCGCCACGCCCGCCGTACGGTCCTGGGAGCCGACCGGTACGACGCTGGTCACCGGCGGTACGGGCGCGCTGGGCGCCCATGTGGCGCGCTGGCTGGCCACCAACGGCGCCGAGCACCTGGTGCTCACCAGCCGCCGTGGCCTGGAGGCACCGGGCGCGGCGGATCTGCGGTCCGAACTGACCGAGCTGGGCGCGAAGGTCACCGTCGCCGCATGCGATGTGGCCGACCGTGCCCAGGTCGAGGCGCTGCTCGCGGGCATCCCCGCCGAGCACCCGCTGACGGCCGTCGTCCACACGGCCGCCGTGCTGGACGACGGGGTGATCGAGGGCCTGACCCCGGACCAGGTGGACCGGGTGCTGAAGGTCAAGGTCGACGCCACCCGCCATCTGCACGAGCTGACCCGGGAGCTGGACCTCTCCGCGTTCGTGCTGTTCTCGTCCTTCGCGGCCACCTTCGGCGCGCCCGGCCAGGGCAACTACGCCCCGGGCAACGCCTTCCTCGACGCCTTCGCCGAGCACCGGCGCGCCCAGGGCCTGCCCGCCACCTCGCTGGCCTGGGGCCCGTGGGGCGAGGGCGGGATGGCCGAGGGCGGCGTCGGCGACCGGATGCGCCGCCACGGCGTCATCGAGATGGCGCCGAGGTCGGCCGTCACCGCGCTCCAGCACGCGCTGGACCGCGACGAGTCGGTGCTGACCGTCGTCGACATGGAGTGGAAGCGCTTCGTTCTCGCCTTCACCTCCGGCCGCTCCCGTCCGCTGCTGTACGACCTGCCCGAGGCGCGGGACGTCATCCAGGACATGGCCGGGGACGCCGAGGCGGACGGCGCGGGCGCGGTCGCGCTGGCCGAGCAGCTCGCCGGGGTGCCGGAGGCCGAGCAGGAGCGGCTGGTGCTGGAGCTGGTCCGCACCGCCGTCGCGGCCGTCCTGGGCTATGCGGGCGCCGACGACGTCGAGGCGGGCCGGGCCTTCAAGGAACTGGGCTTCGACTCGCTCACCGCCGTCGAGCTGCGCAACCGGCTCAGCGCCGCCAGCGGGCTGAAGCTGCCGCCGACGCTGATCTTCGACTACCCCACCCCCACGGTGCTCGCGCGCCATCTGCGCACCGAGATCGCGGGCGGGCAGCGGGCGGCCGTGGCCGCGCTGCCGACCGTGGCGGCGCTCGCCGACGACGAGCCGATCGCCATCGTCTCCATGAGCTGCCGCTTCCCGGGCGGTGTGCGCACTCCCGAGGAGCTGTGGCAGCTCCTCACCTCCGGCGGCGACGCGCTGTCGGAGTTCCCGGGCGACCGCGGCTGGGACATCGAGTCCCTGTACAACCCGGATCCGGACGCGCAGGGCACCAGCTACACCCGCGAGGGCGGATTCCTCACCGGGGCCGCCGACTTCGACCCCACCTTCTTCGGGATCTCGCCGCGTGAGGCCATGGCGATGGACCCGCAGCAGCGGCTGCTGCTGGAGACGTCGTGGGAGGCGTTCGAGCGGGCGGGCATCGACCCGGCCACGCTGCACGGCACCCCGTCCGGTGTCTTCGTCGGCACCAACGGCTCCGACTACTCCATCGTCATGCGCAGCAACACCGAGGGCTACGAGGGCCACCTGGCCACCGGCAGCGCCGCGAGTGTCGTCTCCGGCCGCCTCTCGTACACCTTCGGTCTGGAGGGCCCGGCGGTCACCGTCGACACCGCGTGCTCGGCGTCGCTGGTGGCGCTGCACCTGGCCGTTCAGTCGCTGCGCCAGGGCGAGTGCACGATCGCGCTCGCGGGCGGGGTGACCGTGATGGCCACCCCGGGCACCTTCATCGAGTTCAGCCGCCAGCGCGGACTGTCCTCCGACGGCCGCAGCAAGGCGTTCTCCTCGGACGCGGACGGCTTCAGCCCGGCCGAGGGCGTGGGCATGCTGCTGGTCGAGCGGCTGTCGGACGCGCGGAAGAACGGGCATCCGGTGCTCGCGGTCGTGCGGGGCTCGGCCATCAACCAGGACGGTGCGTCCAACGGTCTGACGGCGCCCAACGGGCCGTCCCAGCAGCGGGTGATCCGGCAGGCCCTGGCCAACGCCCGGCTGTCCGCCGCCGAGGTGGACGTGGTCGAGGCACACGGCACCGGTACGACGCTGGGTGACCCGATCGAGGCGCAGGCGCTGCTGGCCACCTACGGCCAGGAGCGGCCCGACGGGCAGCCCCTGCTGCTCGGCTCCATCAAGTCCAACATCGGCCACGCCCAGGCCGCCGCCGGTGTCGCGGGTGTGATGAAGCTCGTGCTCGCGCTGCGTCACGGCGTCCTGCCGGAGTCGCTGCACATCGCCGAGCCCACCCCGCATGTGGACTGGTCGGCGGGCGATGTCGAGCTGCTGACCGAGGCGCGGGAGTGGCCGGAGACCGGCCGTCCGCGCCGGGCCGCGGTGTCCTCGTTCGGCTTCAGCGGCACCAACGCGCACGCCATCATCGAGCAGGCCCCGGCCGAGGAGCCGGACGAGACCGAGCCGGCGACCCGGCGGCCCGGCGCGCTGCCGTGGACGGTGTCCGGCAAGAGCGAGGCGGCGCTGCGCGACCAGGCCGCCAAGCTGCTGGCCCACCTCGACGCCGACCCCGCCCTGCGCCCGCTGGACATCGGCCACTCGCTGGCCACCACCCGCGCCGCCTTCGAGCAGCGCGCGGTGCTGGTGGGCACGGACCGGGACGAATTCACCGGTGGTTTGGACGCCCTCGCTAGGGGGCAGGTCCTGCCCAACCTGGTGCAGGGGGCCTCAATCGGGGGCAAGGCCGCATTCGTGTTCCCAGGACAGGGGTCACAATGGGTAGGCATGGCCGTGGAGCTGTTGGATGCTTCACCGGTGTTCGCTGCCCGTATTGATGAGTGTGCCGCCGCGCTCGCAGAGTTCACCGACTGGTCGTTGGTGGATGTGCTGCGCGAGGCGGAGGGCGCACCGTCACTGGAGCGGGTGGACGTTGTTCAGCCGGTGTTGTTCTCCGTGATGGTTTCGCTCGCTGAACTGTGGCGTTCGCTGGGTGTCGTCCCGGCGGCCGTGGTGGGCCACTCGCAGGGTGAGATCGCCGCCGCGTGTGTGGCCGGAGCCCTGTCGCTTCAGGACGCGGCGCGGGTGGTGGCGCTGCGCAGTCAGGCGATCGGCCGGGTGCTGGCGGGCAAGGGCGGCATGGTGTCCGTGGCGCTGCCGGTGGCGGACGTACGGGAGCGGATCGAGCCCTGGGGCGAGGAGCGCATCTCGGTGGCGGCCGTCAACGGACCGTCGTCGGTGGTCGTCTCCGGTGAGCCGACCGCGCTCGATGAGCTGGTCGCCGCGTGTGAGGCCGATGAGGTGCGGGCGCGCCGGGTGCCGGTGGACTACGCCTCGCACTCCGCGCAGGTCGAGCTGCTCCGTGACGAGTTGCTGGAGCTGCTGGCGCCCGTGGAGCCCAAGGCGGCCGAGGTGCCGTTCCTGTCGACGGTGACGGGGGAGTGGGTCGACGGTTCCGAGCTGGACGCCGAGTACTGGTTCACCAATCTCCGTCGCACCGTCGAGCTGGAGGGCGCCATCCGCCGCCTGCTCGACGAGGGCTTCGGAGTGTTCATCGAGTCCAGCGCCCACCCCGTCCTGACGATGGGCGTGCAGGAGACCGCCGAGGACGCGGGCCGGGAGGCCGCCGCGATCGGGTCGCTGCGCCGTGACGAGGGCGGCCTGGAGCGCTTCTGGATCTCCGTCGGCGAGGCGTGGACGCGTGGTGTGAGCGTCGACTGGGACGCGGTGTACGAGGGGACGGGCGCCGAGCGCGTCGAGCTGCCCACGTACGCCTTCCAGCACCAGAGCTACTGGCCGCGGGCGGCCGACACCCCGGCCGACGAGTCGGGCGCGCCGTCCGATGCCGTCGACGCCCGCTTCTGGGAGGCCGTCGAGCGCGAGGACCTGGCGTCGCTGGCCGACACCCTCGCGTTCGCGGACGACGGTGAGCGGTCCTCGCTCGGCGCCGTCCTGCCCGCCCTGGCCACCTGGCGCAAGCAGGCCCGTGAGCAGTCCACGGTGGACGGCTGGCGCTACCGCGCGACCTGGACCTCCCTGACCGAGCGCCAGGCCCCGCGGCTGTCCGGGACCTGGCTGCTGGCCGTGCCCGAGTCCGCCGCCATCGACGACTGGACGCTCGGCGCGGTCCGGATGCTCACCGAACGCGGCGCCGAGGTACGGCAGATCACCCCGACCGCCGTGGAGTCGGACCGCGCGTCGCTGACCCGTCTGGTGCGCGAGGAGCTGGCCGACGCCGCGACCGTCTCGGGTGTGCTGTCGCTGCTCGCCTTCGACCAGGGCACCGCGCCCGGCACCGACGGTGTCAACGCCGGGCTGACCGGCACCGCCGCGCTGATCCAGGCGCTGGGCGACGCCGGGGTGGAGGCGCCGCTGTGGTGCGCCACCCGGGGCGCGGTCGCCGTCGGGCAGACGGACACCGTGGAATCCCCCGATCAGGCGCTCGTCTGGGGCCTGGGCCGGACCGCGGCGCTGGAGTACCCGGAGCGCTGGGGCGGTCTGGTCGACCTGCCCGGATCGCCCGACGAGCGGGCGCTGGCCCGGCTCGCCGGGGTGCTCGCCGGGGCCGACGGCGAGGACCAGATCGCGGTGCGCGCGGCCGGGGTGTTCGCCCGCAGGCTCGCGCACGCCCCGCTGGCCGGTGCGCCCGCCGTACGGACGTGGAAGCCGGCCGGTACCACGCTGGTCACCGGCGGTACGGGCGCGCTGGGCGCCCATGTGGCGCGCTGGCTGGCCGCGGGCGGCGCCGAGCATCTGGTGCTCACCAGCCGCCGTGGGCCGGAGGCGCCGGGCGCGGCCGAGCTGCGGGACGAGCTGACCGAACTGGGCACCAAGGTCACCGTCGCCGCGTGTGATGTGGCCGACCGCAAGGCCGTCGAGACGCTGCTGGCCGCCATCCCGGCCGACCAGCCGCTCACGGCGGTCATGCACGCCGCGGGCGTCCTGGACGACGGTGTCCTGGACGCGCTCACCCCGGAGCGGTTCGCCACCGTCCTCGGCCCCAAGGCCGACGCGGCGCGCCACCTGCACGAGCTGACCCGCGACCTGGAGCTGTCCGCGTTCGTGCTGTTCTCCGGTATCGCGGGCACGCTCGGCGACGCCGGACAGGGCAACTACGCGGCGGCCAACGCCTACCTCGACGCGCTGGCCGAACAGCGCCGCGCCCAGGGCCTGCCCGCCACCTCGGTGGCCTGGGGCCGCTGGGGCGAGACGGGTCTGGCCGCCGACGGCGCCATCGGCGAGCGGCTGGACCGGGGCGGTGTCCCGGCGATGGCGCCGCACGCGGCGATCACGGCGCTGCAGCGGGCCCTGGACCACGCCGACACGGTCGTGGCCGTCGCCGACATCCAGTGGGACCGCTTCGCCTACGGCTACACGGCGGTCCGCCCCAGCCCGCTCATCGGCGAACTGCCCGAGGTCCGGCGGCTGCGGGAGACCGGCGCCGCGGCCGGTGAGCCCGGTACGGCCTCGGACGGGTCCCCGGCGGACGCGCTGCGCAAGCGGCTGGCCGGGATCTCCCGGGCCGAACAGTCCGTGGTCGTCCTGGAGGTCGTGCGCACCAACGCGGCCGCCGCGCTCGGCCACCCCTCGACCGACGAGGTCGGCGCCGGGCGGGCGTTCAAGGAGCTGGGCTTCGACTCGCTCATCGCGCTGGAGCTGCGCAACCGGCTGACCGCCGCCACCGGGCAGAAGCTGCCCGCCACGCTGGTCTTCGACTACCCGACCCCGGCGGTCCTCGCCGAGTTCCTGTGCGGCCGGATCGTGGGCGACGGCGGTACGGCCGCCGCCCCCGGGCTGGCGGAGCTCGAGGCGCTGGAGTCCGCGCTGTCCGTACTCGACCCCGACAGCGAGGCACGGGACGACATCGCGGCCCGGCTGCGGGACCTCGCGGCGAAGTGGGCGGAGCCCCGTACGGCCGAGGCCGAGGCGGCGGACGGCGAGAGCGGGACCGTGACGGAGAAGTTGCAGGAGGCGACGCCCGACGAGGTCTTCGCCTTCATCGACAAAGAACTCGGAATCTGA